ATATGACCTTTGACCACAAAAGATGCGATGAACTCTATGCCGATGCGGAAGCTGCCTGGAATGACGGTGATGAAGCGAAGGCTATGGAGCTTTTAAGGGCCTTTGATCTCGGAATGAAGAGACATCTCGGTGAAGAGGAAAATGTGCTTTTTCCCCTCTTTACCGAAGCAACGGGCATGGTTGGCGGACCTGTCCAGGTAATGACTATGGAGCATGAGCAGATGAGGGGCGTGCTTAGCCAGATGCAGGAAGCCCTTGATGCAAATGATCTTGAAACAGCAATTGCAAACGGCGATACCATGGTCATCCTCATGCAGCAGCATAATGTCAAGGAAGAGGGCATCCTCTACCCCATGATCGAGCAGCATGCCCCGGGTGATTCAGAAGAGACCATCCGCACACTGCAAACCTATCTGCCCTGAATC
The window above is part of the Deltaproteobacteria bacterium genome. Proteins encoded here:
- a CDS encoding hemerythrin domain-containing protein, with the translated sequence MATELKLSASGFDERKEEIVEAVKGLEKDDKLTLSCGDDFFGVISAVQRELKNEFIWAPLVNGPRMWKGEIRRFAPEDVIHGSIVAYMTFDHKRCDELYADAEAAWNDGDEAKAMELLRAFDLGMKRHLGEEENVLFPLFTEATGMVGGPVQVMTMEHEQMRGVLSQMQEALDANDLETAIANGDTMVILMQQHNVKEEGILYPMIEQHAPGDSEETIRTLQTYLP